A DNA window from Candidatus Alcyoniella australis contains the following coding sequences:
- a CDS encoding energy-coupling factor transporter ATPase, whose product MQDHDGVKLSGVGFSYRNSDRQALGPIDLELRPGQVLAVLGANGAGKSTLVRTLNGLVPKFFHGELRGRIRAAGLDPAEHSVAGMARGVGMVFQDFESQLFSTTCRAEVAFAMENLGRPREQMQQRVPELLERVGLGGFDQRSPASLSGGQKQRLAIASVLALDTQVLVLDEPTTDLDPKGRQEVWALIRELRDQGKTMIIVEHGIEALSDADLALVLDGGKPAYLGPPEPLLLDPELLLRNGVKPAEGALLLQRLNLPIEHWRPTQVAHSVRQAGFTPLSRPEIPPQTDSQLLFEVRGLSFAYPGGPEVLHKLNLQIDRGEIVALLGPNGSGKTTLVKLMTGLMQPQLKGKAQPPLLYDGKPPGIRRSAQALGRSIGFVFQNPDAQIFSPTAFDEVAFGLRNFGVDHEQIPLRVAQALETVGLAGQEQQDPFVMTKGDRQKLAVASVLACEPETIVLDEPSTGLDERELAGMCGLLRRLHERGHTVVMVTHSLAFAAQLARRCIVLDQGRILADATPDELFADPQTCAAANLVPPDAALIARELGLKASTVENLAASLAIKEQG is encoded by the coding sequence ATGCAGGATCACGACGGCGTAAAGCTCTCCGGCGTCGGCTTCTCCTACCGCAACAGCGACCGGCAGGCCCTGGGGCCGATCGATCTCGAGCTGCGGCCCGGTCAAGTGCTGGCCGTGCTCGGGGCCAACGGCGCGGGCAAGTCGACCCTGGTGCGCACGCTCAACGGCCTGGTGCCCAAGTTCTTTCACGGAGAACTCCGCGGCCGAATCCGCGCGGCGGGCCTGGACCCGGCCGAACACTCGGTGGCGGGCATGGCCCGCGGCGTGGGCATGGTGTTCCAGGATTTCGAGAGCCAGCTGTTCAGCACTACCTGCCGCGCAGAGGTCGCCTTTGCCATGGAGAACCTCGGACGTCCGCGCGAGCAGATGCAGCAGCGGGTGCCCGAGCTGCTCGAGCGCGTGGGCCTGGGTGGATTCGATCAGCGCTCGCCCGCCTCGCTCTCCGGCGGACAGAAGCAGCGGCTGGCCATTGCCAGCGTGTTGGCCCTGGACACCCAAGTGCTGGTGCTCGACGAGCCGACTACCGACCTGGACCCTAAGGGCCGCCAGGAGGTCTGGGCGCTGATCCGCGAGCTGCGCGACCAGGGCAAGACGATGATCATCGTTGAACACGGCATCGAGGCACTGAGCGACGCGGACCTGGCGCTGGTGCTCGATGGCGGAAAGCCTGCCTACCTCGGGCCGCCCGAGCCGTTGTTGCTCGATCCCGAACTGCTGCTGCGCAACGGGGTCAAACCCGCCGAAGGCGCGCTGCTTTTGCAACGTCTGAATCTACCCATCGAACACTGGAGGCCAACGCAGGTGGCGCACAGCGTGCGCCAAGCCGGGTTCACACCGCTATCCAGGCCGGAGATCCCGCCGCAAACCGACTCCCAATTGCTGTTCGAGGTACGCGGATTGAGCTTCGCCTATCCCGGTGGACCCGAGGTGCTGCACAAGCTGAATCTGCAAATCGACCGCGGCGAGATCGTGGCCCTGCTGGGTCCCAACGGCTCGGGAAAAACCACGCTGGTCAAGCTGATGACCGGGCTGATGCAACCCCAGCTTAAGGGTAAAGCCCAGCCGCCGCTGCTCTATGATGGAAAACCTCCCGGCATCCGAAGGTCGGCCCAAGCCCTGGGTCGCTCCATCGGGTTCGTGTTCCAGAATCCCGACGCCCAGATCTTCAGCCCCACAGCCTTCGACGAGGTGGCCTTCGGCCTACGCAACTTCGGCGTGGATCACGAGCAAATCCCCCTACGTGTTGCCCAGGCTCTGGAGACCGTGGGTCTGGCCGGCCAGGAGCAGCAGGATCCGTTCGTGATGACCAAAGGCGACCGCCAGAAGCTGGCCGTGGCCTCGGTGCTGGCCTGCGAGCCCGAGACGATCGTGCTCGACGAGCCGAGCACCGGGCTGGACGAGCGCGAGCTGGCCGGAATGTGCGGACTGTTGCGTCGGCTGCACGAGCGCGGGCACACGGTGGTGATGGTCACCCACAGCCTGGCGTTCGCCGCACAGCTTGCCCGACGCTGCATCGTGTTGGACCAGGGCCGGATCTTGGCCGACGCCACGCCCGACGAACTGTTCGCCGATCCCCAGACCTGCGCCGCAGCCAACCTGGTGCCGCCCGATGCGGCGCTGATCGCACGTGAACTGGGCCTCAAGGCCAGCACGGTCGAGAATCTGGCCGCAAGCCTGGCGATCAAGGAACAGGGCTGA
- a CDS encoding energy-coupling factor transporter transmembrane component T translates to MAGDLYLHRSSPMHRLHPVTKIVLLLLMLATPFCAEHPLYVAVPFAIAAALALIAGAARTLWRVRWLILVFFVLSMVLWSLFTRDGDPLWTLGGLSITRKGLLFGLSVGLRLNTFFLAAIAVLSSTPNEDLVFALGRIGLPYPFAFAISLSFRLVPLFLETVSTVSLAQRARGLDLESGNFIVRARRHVPVLLPVLFLAILRTNRLAMALESKGFGATGKRTRLAEHKIKAADMITALLMALLAVAGALVVVHSLGGL, encoded by the coding sequence ATGGCCGGCGATCTGTACCTACACCGCTCAAGCCCGATGCATCGATTGCACCCGGTGACCAAGATCGTGCTGCTGCTGTTGATGTTGGCCACGCCGTTTTGCGCCGAGCATCCACTCTACGTGGCCGTGCCCTTTGCAATCGCCGCGGCCCTGGCCTTGATAGCCGGAGCGGCGCGCACTCTGTGGCGGGTGCGCTGGCTGATCTTGGTGTTCTTCGTACTAAGCATGGTGCTGTGGAGCCTGTTCACCCGCGACGGTGACCCGCTGTGGACCCTGGGCGGCCTGAGTATTACCCGCAAGGGGCTGCTGTTCGGCCTCAGCGTCGGCCTGCGGCTCAATACGTTTTTCCTGGCGGCCATCGCCGTGCTCAGCAGTACACCCAACGAGGATCTGGTCTTCGCCCTGGGGCGTATCGGCCTACCCTACCCCTTTGCCTTTGCGATCTCGCTGAGTTTCCGCCTGGTTCCACTTTTCCTGGAGACCGTGTCCACGGTGAGCCTGGCCCAACGCGCCCGCGGGCTAGATCTGGAGAGCGGAAATTTCATTGTCCGTGCCCGACGTCACGTGCCGGTTTTACTGCCGGTCCTGTTCCTGGCGATTCTGCGCACCAACCGATTGGCCATGGCCCTGGAGAGCAAGGGATTCGGCGCCACAGGTAAACGCACGCGCCTGGCGGAGCACAAAATCAAGGCCGCCGACATGATTACAGCTTTGCTGATGGCGCTGCTCGCCGTGGCTGGGGCGTTGGTTGTCGTTCACAGCCTTGGCGGACTTTAA
- a CDS encoding ferritin family protein — MNIKEAMQTAITYEKRVRDAYQQAMKQAQNPEIKKILGALAHDEHDHLRYLQDSYKLWRDTGQLHFEVLKSEIDWIALRGSLDAVLETLKPMKSASGSLRQAVEQAHAVEQETHDFYVGLLSGLRQNLKPIFERFVKSEADHLAVVGKLLESLQNKT; from the coding sequence ATGAATATCAAAGAGGCGATGCAGACGGCCATTACCTACGAGAAGCGTGTGCGCGACGCATATCAACAGGCGATGAAGCAGGCCCAGAACCCGGAAATTAAGAAGATCCTCGGAGCGTTGGCCCACGATGAGCACGATCACCTGCGATACCTGCAGGACAGCTACAAGCTGTGGCGCGACACCGGCCAGCTGCATTTCGAGGTGCTTAAAAGCGAGATCGACTGGATCGCCTTGCGCGGCTCCCTCGATGCGGTGTTGGAAACGCTTAAACCCATGAAAAGCGCATCAGGGAGCCTGAGACAGGCTGTGGAGCAAGCCCATGCAGTAGAGCAGGAGACACACGACTTCTACGTCGGGCTGCTCTCGGGGCTTAGACAAAACCTCAAGCCGATCTTCGAACGCTTTGTCAAGTCCGAGGCCGATCATCTTGCCGTGGTAGGCAAGCTGCTGGAATCATTGCAAAATAAAACGTAA
- the speB gene encoding agmatinase, with protein sequence MKQVEYEHTPHNFLGLDPEDCSLETSRNVVLPIPYDRTASYGVGARNGPAAIIAASGQVEWYDMRLDCQPHKSGIATLPPLTPSAAGPEQMCAQIRSCAAGLLDEEKMLVGLGGDHSVTIGLAQAHSERWPEIGFVQLDAHADLRDSYQGSRYSHACTARRLNEIGPLLQLGIRSACKEELELDLPTPHPLITLQARELLQGRDWSVELDRLPEQIYLTIDVDVLDPAIMPSTGTPEPGGLGYYQTLEILERLFDSKRIVGMDLVELAPISGISGPDVICAHLVQTAIGLRWRSLLRENR encoded by the coding sequence ATGAAACAGGTCGAATACGAACACACTCCACACAACTTCCTCGGGCTCGATCCCGAGGATTGCAGCTTGGAGACCAGCCGCAACGTGGTGCTGCCGATTCCGTACGACCGTACCGCATCTTACGGTGTTGGTGCGCGCAACGGCCCGGCCGCAATTATCGCCGCCAGCGGGCAGGTCGAGTGGTACGACATGCGCCTGGACTGCCAGCCGCATAAAAGCGGCATCGCCACCCTACCGCCGCTGACTCCCTCGGCAGCCGGCCCCGAACAGATGTGCGCCCAGATCCGCTCCTGTGCGGCAGGGCTGCTCGACGAAGAAAAAATGCTCGTGGGACTGGGCGGCGATCACAGCGTGACTATTGGCTTGGCCCAGGCACACTCCGAGCGTTGGCCCGAGATCGGGTTCGTGCAGCTCGACGCCCACGCCGACCTGCGCGACAGCTACCAGGGCAGCCGCTATAGCCACGCCTGCACCGCACGCCGCCTGAACGAGATCGGACCGCTGCTGCAGTTGGGCATCCGTAGCGCATGCAAAGAGGAACTGGAACTGGACCTGCCCACGCCGCATCCGCTGATCACGCTCCAGGCCCGCGAGCTGCTCCAGGGCAGGGACTGGAGCGTCGAGCTGGATCGACTGCCCGAGCAAATCTACCTGACCATCGACGTCGACGTACTCGACCCGGCGATTATGCCCTCCACCGGGACTCCCGAGCCCGGCGGCCTGGGCTACTACCAAACGCTTGAGATCCTTGAACGGTTGTTCGACTCTAAGCGTATCGTGGGCATGGATCTGGTCGAACTGGCGCCGATCAGCGGCATCAGCGGACCGGACGTGATCTGCGCGCACCTGGTGCAAACCGCCATCGGCCTGCGCTGGCGCAGCCTGTTGAGGGAAAATCGATAA
- the speA gene encoding biosynthetic arginine decarboxylase yields the protein MARHKKSITQVYGIENWGTPYFRINRKGNVCVDVHGRDGQTIDLLELMEQVRSKGIDPPVLLRFPQILETQIQRLHQCFQNAIQEFEYSGNYQAVFPMKVNHRREVIEDILSAGKKYRYGLEVGSKPELFVALALQMHPEALLVCNGYKDSTYLRLVLDAHDMGRSVVLVMESLDECRLLLKIFKREKREDLPMLGMRIKLTSRGSGKWEQSGGDQSKFGLTSSQILEAMKLLEKAGCNRYLKMLHFHIGSQITEIRRIKSAIREAARFYSKLKRIAPSLQYLNVGGGLGVDYDGSRTSSDASANYTMQEYANDVVYTIMEVSDNEDVEEPTIVSESGRAVVSYHSILVSNVLRDLDGFNKDLNRIEITDEHPQVLIELHDIFKKTSAKNYREYYHDAIEKREELLSLFNLGYLSLEDRALGEDFFWAICHKTLGYSRRAKGTREEWDALARSLTGKVIVNLSVFQSLPDYWALEQLFPIMPLHRHHEPADRNVVLADITCDSDGVIDRFIDIKEDKEFLELHPPSKKPYYMGFFLVGAYQDIIGDFHNLFGKTNEVHVLADPKGGFLIKRNIAGDTINVALRHVRYDADALLKGFISMVENAVEQGNLSKTSGKKTIDFYREGLTGYTYLKD from the coding sequence ATGGCCCGACATAAAAAGAGCATTACGCAGGTCTACGGGATCGAGAATTGGGGCACGCCCTATTTCAGGATCAACCGCAAAGGTAACGTCTGCGTCGACGTCCACGGCCGCGACGGCCAAACAATCGACCTGCTCGAACTGATGGAGCAGGTCCGCTCCAAAGGCATCGATCCGCCGGTGCTGCTGCGCTTCCCACAGATCCTCGAGACCCAGATCCAGCGCCTGCACCAGTGCTTTCAAAACGCGATCCAGGAATTCGAATACAGCGGCAATTACCAGGCCGTGTTCCCGATGAAGGTCAACCACCGCCGCGAAGTAATCGAGGATATTTTATCGGCGGGCAAAAAGTACCGCTACGGCCTGGAGGTTGGCTCCAAGCCCGAGCTGTTCGTAGCCCTGGCGCTGCAGATGCACCCCGAGGCGTTGCTGGTCTGCAACGGTTACAAGGATTCGACATACCTTCGACTAGTGCTGGACGCCCACGACATGGGACGTAGCGTCGTGCTGGTAATGGAATCGCTCGACGAGTGCCGCCTGCTGCTCAAAATATTCAAGCGTGAAAAGCGCGAGGACCTACCGATGTTGGGCATGCGCATCAAGCTCACCAGCCGCGGCTCGGGCAAATGGGAGCAATCCGGCGGCGACCAAAGTAAGTTCGGCTTGACCTCGAGCCAAATCCTCGAGGCGATGAAACTGCTGGAAAAGGCCGGCTGCAACCGCTACCTAAAGATGCTGCACTTCCACATCGGCTCGCAGATTACCGAAATCCGGCGCATTAAATCCGCGATCCGCGAGGCGGCTCGTTTCTACTCCAAGCTCAAGCGCATCGCGCCGTCGCTGCAATACCTTAACGTGGGCGGCGGACTCGGCGTGGACTACGACGGCAGCCGCACCAGCTCGGACGCCTCAGCCAACTACACCATGCAGGAGTACGCCAACGACGTGGTCTACACGATCATGGAGGTCAGCGACAACGAGGACGTGGAGGAGCCGACGATCGTCAGCGAATCCGGTCGGGCGGTCGTCTCCTACCATTCGATCCTCGTCTCTAACGTGTTGCGCGATCTCGACGGATTTAACAAGGATCTGAACCGAATCGAGATCACCGACGAGCATCCGCAGGTGCTGATCGAGCTGCACGACATCTTCAAGAAGACCTCGGCCAAGAACTACCGCGAGTACTACCACGACGCCATCGAGAAACGCGAAGAGCTGCTGAGCCTATTTAATTTGGGCTACCTCAGCCTGGAGGACCGAGCGCTGGGCGAAGACTTCTTCTGGGCGATCTGCCATAAAACCCTGGGCTACAGCCGTCGCGCCAAGGGCACGCGCGAGGAATGGGACGCCCTGGCCCGTTCGCTGACCGGGAAGGTGATCGTCAACCTCTCGGTCTTCCAGTCGTTGCCCGACTACTGGGCGCTGGAGCAGCTCTTTCCGATCATGCCCCTGCATCGCCACCACGAACCGGCCGACCGCAACGTGGTGCTGGCCGACATCACCTGCGACTCCGATGGCGTGATCGACCGCTTCATCGACATTAAAGAGGACAAGGAGTTCCTGGAGCTTCATCCGCCCAGCAAAAAGCCCTATTACATGGGGTTCTTTCTCGTCGGCGCGTATCAGGACATCATCGGCGACTTTCACAACCTGTTCGGCAAAACCAACGAGGTGCACGTTCTGGCCGATCCCAAGGGCGGGTTCCTGATTAAACGCAACATCGCCGGCGACACGATCAACGTGGCGCTACGGCACGTGCGCTACGACGCCGACGCTCTGCTCAAGGGCTTCATCTCCATGGTCGAAAACGCGGTGGAGCAAGGGAATTTGAGCAAGACCTCGGGCAAAAAAACAATCGATTTCTACCGCGAGGGACTTACCGGGTATACCTATCTAAAGGACTGA
- a CDS encoding L-rhamnose isomerase, giving the protein MNEKQVEQAFRTAQQRYSEIGVDVDAALELLSCVALSIQCWQGDDVGGFETPEAALEGGGIAVTGNHPGKARTIDELQADLERALSLVPGGHRVNLHAMYGDFRGERVDRDQIRPEHFAGWVDWAEGLGIGLDFNATCFSHPLAEGGFTLSSPDERVRRFWIEHVQRCREIGAWLGDKLDTPCVHNLWIPDGTKDLTVSRLAHRELLKTSLDEIYAVKHPAEQLRDAVESKLFGLGSESFVVGSYDFYLAWAAANSAMLCLDMGHFHPTESVADKLSALLPFLPELLIHVSRGVRWDSDHVVLYGDELRELMLEIVRARALGRVYLALDFFDGSINRIGAWVIGARATLKALLFALLEPTDQLREIERNGELFARLGLLDEMKLMPLGAVWDYFCLKSDVPPAEQWIDSVREYERSILSQRG; this is encoded by the coding sequence ATGAATGAGAAGCAGGTCGAGCAAGCCTTTCGCACTGCCCAGCAGCGCTATTCCGAGATCGGCGTTGACGTGGACGCGGCCCTGGAACTGCTGAGCTGCGTCGCGCTGTCGATCCAATGTTGGCAGGGCGACGACGTGGGCGGGTTCGAGACCCCGGAAGCGGCCCTGGAGGGCGGCGGCATCGCTGTCACCGGCAACCACCCGGGCAAGGCGCGCACCATCGACGAGCTGCAGGCAGACCTTGAGCGCGCACTGTCGCTGGTACCCGGCGGACATCGGGTCAACCTGCACGCGATGTACGGCGACTTCCGCGGCGAGCGCGTGGACCGCGACCAGATTCGGCCCGAGCACTTCGCGGGCTGGGTCGATTGGGCCGAGGGCCTCGGTATTGGCCTGGACTTCAACGCCACCTGCTTCTCGCATCCGCTGGCCGAAGGCGGGTTCACGCTCTCGAGTCCGGATGAGCGCGTGCGGCGCTTCTGGATCGAGCACGTGCAGCGCTGTCGCGAAATCGGCGCCTGGCTCGGCGACAAGCTGGACACGCCGTGCGTCCACAACCTGTGGATTCCCGACGGGACCAAGGACCTGACCGTCAGCAGGCTGGCCCACCGCGAGCTGCTTAAAACCAGCCTGGACGAGATCTACGCGGTCAAGCATCCGGCCGAGCAGCTCCGGGACGCTGTGGAGAGTAAGCTGTTCGGCCTGGGCTCGGAATCGTTCGTGGTCGGCTCCTACGACTTCTACCTGGCGTGGGCCGCGGCCAACAGCGCGATGCTTTGTCTGGACATGGGGCACTTCCACCCCACAGAGTCGGTGGCCGACAAGCTCAGCGCGCTGCTGCCGTTCCTGCCCGAGCTGCTGATCCACGTCAGCCGCGGCGTGCGCTGGGACTCGGACCACGTGGTGCTGTACGGCGACGAGCTGCGCGAGCTGATGCTCGAGATCGTGCGCGCCCGCGCCCTGGGGCGGGTCTATCTGGCGCTCGACTTCTTCGACGGCTCGATCAACCGCATCGGCGCCTGGGTGATCGGCGCGCGCGCCACGCTCAAGGCGCTGCTGTTCGCCCTGCTCGAGCCCACCGACCAGCTGCGCGAGATCGAGCGTAACGGCGAGCTATTCGCCAGGCTGGGACTGCTCGATGAAATGAAATTAATGCCCTTGGGCGCTGTATGGGATTACTTTTGTCTGAAAAGCGATGTGCCGCCTGCCGAGCAATGGATCGACAGCGTACGCGAGTACGAGCGGTCCATCCTGTCCCAACGCGGATAG
- a CDS encoding rhamnulokinase family protein — MAAQTHLAFDLGAESGRALLGELDSGRLRVRELHRFPNGLLTLRGHQHWNIFRLFEQLLHALRLCADQGIKPASIGVDTWGVDFGLLDCQGNILGPPYSYRDDRTRGAMESFARKVPLERVYELTGIQLLPINTLFQLESMVREGSALLEAARDLLFIPDLLHYLLSGVKATEFSFATTSQLYNPTTKQWEPELLAALGLDRSLLQPIVQPGSVLGELSDDVAQQTAVGPLPLVAVATHDTGSAVVAAPTQGKGWAFISSGTWSLMGIESAQPLINEQTRAANLTNEGGVEGTFRVLKNVMGLWLIQRCRAAWGGADYAELTRAAREAAPLCSVIDPDHPSFLNPTDMPHAIRAFCRRSGQPVPETQPAMVRCVLESLALKYRLVLDQLRQATDEPIERIHVIGGGARNRLLCQLTADFTSLPLLAGPVEATAVGNLLMQARALGAIDSLAHLRGVVAESFEVKRYEPQPVAGLDEAYQRLQQLVGAQE; from the coding sequence ATGGCCGCGCAAACCCACCTGGCGTTCGACCTGGGGGCTGAGAGCGGCCGCGCGCTGCTCGGCGAGCTCGACTCGGGACGCCTGCGCGTGCGCGAGCTGCACCGCTTCCCCAACGGCCTGCTCACCTTGCGTGGGCATCAGCATTGGAACATCTTCCGGCTGTTCGAGCAGCTGCTGCACGCCCTGCGGCTCTGCGCGGACCAGGGGATCAAACCCGCGAGCATCGGCGTGGACACCTGGGGCGTGGACTTCGGCCTGCTCGATTGCCAGGGGAACATCCTCGGCCCGCCCTACAGCTACCGCGACGACCGCACCCGCGGGGCCATGGAATCGTTTGCGCGCAAGGTGCCGCTGGAACGCGTGTACGAGCTGACCGGCATTCAGCTACTGCCGATCAACACGCTGTTTCAGCTCGAGTCGATGGTGCGCGAGGGCTCTGCGTTACTCGAGGCGGCCCGGGATCTGCTGTTCATCCCCGACCTGCTGCACTACCTGCTGAGCGGGGTCAAGGCCACGGAGTTCAGCTTTGCCACCACCTCGCAGCTCTACAATCCGACTACCAAGCAGTGGGAGCCCGAACTGCTCGCGGCCTTGGGTCTCGATCGTTCGCTGCTGCAGCCGATCGTGCAGCCCGGCAGCGTGCTGGGCGAGCTGAGCGACGACGTTGCGCAGCAGACCGCAGTCGGACCGCTGCCGCTTGTGGCAGTGGCGACCCACGACACCGGCTCGGCCGTGGTCGCGGCGCCGACCCAGGGCAAGGGCTGGGCGTTCATCAGTTCGGGCACCTGGTCGCTGATGGGGATCGAGTCGGCCCAGCCGCTAATCAACGAGCAGACCAGGGCCGCCAACCTGACCAACGAAGGAGGCGTGGAAGGCACCTTCCGCGTGCTCAAGAACGTGATGGGACTTTGGCTGATCCAGCGCTGCCGCGCGGCCTGGGGCGGCGCGGACTACGCCGAGCTCACGCGCGCGGCCCGCGAGGCCGCGCCGCTTTGCAGCGTAATCGACCCTGACCACCCGTCGTTTCTCAATCCCACAGATATGCCGCATGCGATCCGCGCCTTTTGCAGACGCAGTGGCCAGCCCGTGCCCGAGACGCAGCCGGCAATGGTGCGTTGCGTGCTCGAGAGCCTGGCGCTGAAGTACAGGCTGGTGCTCGACCAACTGCGTCAGGCCACGGACGAACCCATCGAGCGCATCCACGTGATCGGCGGCGGCGCTCGCAACAGGCTGCTGTGCCAACTGACCGCCGACTTTACGAGCCTGCCGTTGCTCGCCGGGCCGGTGGAGGCCACGGCCGTGGGCAATCTGCTAATGCAGGCCAGAGCCCTGGGAGCCATTGACTCGTTGGCTCACCTACGTGGAGTCGTGGCCGAATCGTTCGAGGTCAAGCGCTACGAGCCGCAGCCGGTAGCGGGACTGGACGAGGCATACCAGCGGCTGCAACAGCTGGTCGGCGCACAGGAGTGA